A single genomic interval of Campylobacter concisus harbors:
- a CDS encoding tyrosine-type recombinase/integrase, producing the protein MKYPLDCKDNFENSFIFWLTRYVKFKLSSLSNKELRDPKALASVNFALSREIKNIDQLDGLVKSARNAGLTGINTYFNPLKKIYETMKFYELSSLKQIDEELLSEILASTTGGLSDASKKNYRISVINFFAFLDKQNEEDGKAHVFDINLKNWGGVSGNKGQKLPEFMGEDEVKKFLDAIEESDFKQNSNRNKLIIKTIIFTGIRVSEALNLKRKDITEDGDLFIIRIRGKGNKYRIVMIKRHLIEAHLNAIAINYINKEGYLFINKKGTRLTQAYVSRIVEQILFKAGIRKEKNGAHMLRHTFATMLYKKQKDLVLVQEALGHASLNTSRIYTHFDSDKLKLAAKVAEDLAN; encoded by the coding sequence TTGAAATATCCGCTTGATTGTAAAGATAATTTTGAAAACTCATTTATATTTTGGCTCACTCGCTACGTCAAATTTAAACTTAGCTCACTTTCAAATAAAGAGCTTAGGGATCCAAAGGCACTTGCAAGTGTAAATTTCGCTCTAAGCCGCGAGATAAAGAACATTGATCAGCTTGATGGCTTGGTAAAAAGCGCGAGAAACGCGGGGCTTACTGGTATAAATACCTACTTTAATCCACTTAAAAAAATATATGAAACGATGAAATTTTACGAGCTTAGCAGCCTAAAGCAGATCGATGAAGAGCTACTAAGCGAAATACTAGCTAGTACAACTGGCGGACTAAGCGATGCTAGTAAGAAAAATTACCGCATCTCAGTGATAAATTTCTTTGCGTTTTTAGACAAACAAAACGAAGAGGATGGCAAGGCCCATGTTTTTGATATAAATTTAAAAAACTGGGGCGGAGTGAGCGGTAACAAAGGGCAAAAGTTGCCTGAGTTTATGGGCGAAGATGAGGTCAAAAAATTTCTAGATGCGATCGAAGAAAGTGACTTTAAGCAAAACTCAAATCGCAATAAGCTCATAATAAAAACGATAATTTTTACTGGCATTCGTGTGAGCGAGGCCCTAAACTTAAAACGAAAAGACATCACTGAAGATGGCGATCTTTTTATCATTAGGATACGAGGCAAAGGCAACAAATACCGCATCGTTATGATAAAACGCCACTTAATAGAAGCTCATCTAAACGCGATTGCAATAAACTACATCAACAAAGAAGGCTATCTTTTTATCAATAAAAAAGGTACCAGACTGACGCAAGCCTACGTAAGCCGCATAGTAGAGCAGATCCTTTTTAAAGCTGGTATCAGAAAAGAGAAAAATGGTGCTCACATGCTGCGCCACACCTTTGCAACGATGCTTTACAAAAAGCAAAAGGACCTTGTTTTGGTGCAAGAAGCTCTAGGTCATGCAAGCTTAAATACCTCGCGAATTTACACACACTTTGATAGTGACAAGCTAAAACTCGCTGCAAAGGTGGCTGAGGATCTAGCAAACTAG
- a CDS encoding AMIN domain-containing protein, whose translation MKKFWLVLSIFATSVFARENPFMPISELNTSVMTTNIIEKFDRFDSLSFKFPSDAALLLDVTIRYRANDGTIKEKRLADINKTIDYSDEFALNKVKNPEPVVAKKLDVSVTMANMPSQKVSTPVIIEKNETKISNKDRNKTSDMPTPNVVVIDLSTDKTKETTIKPEQKVVEIKIEPSAKPVDSVKNGKDVKFLGFISFLANDKELKIATKAKNLKHFTYEKNKIVLDFARPPRSFKTKSLKLENEHFKNVIIGWHDRYFRVVLELDKMHKYKLEAAENGYLLKLL comes from the coding sequence ATGAAAAAATTTTGGCTAGTTTTATCTATATTTGCAACAAGCGTCTTTGCTAGAGAGAACCCATTTATGCCTATTAGCGAGCTAAATACAAGCGTTATGACAACAAATATCATAGAAAAATTTGATAGATTTGATTCTCTTTCGTTTAAATTTCCAAGCGATGCGGCACTTTTACTAGATGTCACCATAAGATATAGAGCAAATGACGGCACCATAAAGGAAAAAAGACTAGCTGATATAAATAAAACTATCGATTACAGCGATGAATTTGCTTTAAATAAGGTAAAAAATCCAGAACCAGTCGTGGCAAAAAAGCTAGATGTTTCAGTCACAATGGCAAATATGCCTAGTCAAAAAGTAAGCACTCCTGTGATAATAGAAAAAAATGAAACTAAAATTTCAAATAAAGATAGAAATAAAACTTCAGATATGCCAACTCCAAATGTTGTAGTAATCGATCTTAGCACGGACAAAACAAAAGAAACTACCATAAAGCCTGAACAAAAGGTGGTCGAAATAAAGATTGAGCCTAGTGCAAAGCCAGTTGATAGTGTCAAAAATGGAAAAGATGTTAAATTTCTAGGTTTTATAAGCTTTCTAGCCAACGACAAAGAGCTAAAAATCGCTACAAAAGCTAAGAATTTAAAGCATTTTACTTATGAGAAAAATAAGATCGTGCTTGACTTTGCAAGGCCGCCAAGAAGCTTTAAAACTAAGAGCTTAAAACTTGAAAATGAACATTTTAAAAATGTGATCATAGGCTGGCACGATAGATATTTCAGAGTGGTTTTAGAGCTTGATAAGATGCATAAATATAAGCTTGAAGCCGCTGAAAATGGATATTTGCTTAAGCTTTTATAG
- a CDS encoding 4Fe-4S dicluster domain-containing protein produces the protein MQQTLNSRRSFIAAAGLFFATTALKAASKDFSSSGVRYGMAIDLTRCVGCQSCTMSCMLENDVQPGAFRTIVSEYEARDKSGKMAVIASLPRLCNHCNNPACISVCPTGASHQRSNGIVKIDTKECIGCALCVEACPYHARYLSLHTYKADKCTFCDHRLRAGLQPACVESCVGGSRIIGDLNDPNSNIRKFLATHETMVIDSPKNTNPQVFYHGVSEILAKNDKKLELDNGYKKVISWSEEIAQ, from the coding sequence ATGCAACAGACCTTAAATTCTCGTCGCAGCTTCATTGCAGCTGCAGGATTATTTTTTGCTACGACCGCACTAAAGGCTGCATCAAAGGACTTTAGTAGTAGTGGTGTTCGCTACGGCATGGCGATAGATCTAACAAGATGTGTTGGATGTCAGTCATGTACTATGAGCTGTATGTTAGAAAACGACGTTCAGCCAGGCGCTTTTAGAACCATTGTTTCCGAGTACGAGGCAAGAGATAAAAGCGGTAAAATGGCAGTCATTGCGTCACTTCCAAGGCTTTGCAACCACTGCAACAATCCAGCCTGTATTAGCGTTTGTCCAACTGGTGCTAGCCATCAAAGAAGTAATGGCATAGTAAAGATTGATACAAAAGAGTGTATAGGCTGTGCGCTTTGCGTAGAGGCCTGTCCATATCACGCAAGATATCTTAGCCTGCATACCTACAAGGCCGATAAATGTACTTTTTGTGACCACAGACTAAGAGCAGGGCTTCAGCCAGCATGTGTAGAGAGCTGTGTGGGCGGTAGCCGTATAATAGGCGATCTTAATGATCCTAACTCAAATATTAGAAAATTTCTAGCCACACATGAGACTATGGTTATAGATAGCCCTAAAAATACAAATCCACAGGTGTTCTACCACGGCGTTAGCGAAATTTTGGCTAAAAACGATAAGAAACTCGAGCTTGATAATGGATATAAAAAGGTTATCAGCTGGAGCGAAGAGATAGCACAGTAA
- a CDS encoding UDP-N-acetylmuramate dehydrogenase has protein sequence MTRLVDFSKFTSVRIGGVHEIFEVDSLEDLSSPHFLGAVMIGGGNNLLISPNPPKMAMLGKSFDYINLEICDEKIYLEIGAATKSAKIYNFCKQNNIANLEFLKNIPGTLGGLIKMNAGLLKFSISDNLTHVRLARGWVRKEKISFSYRHSGIDEAILGAKFKLSSGFDASISEAISAKRANQPKGASFGSCFVNPEGHFAGAMLEAVGLKGYAVGGAKFSEEHANFLINFNHASFEDATSLINLARARVLEKFGVELKTEVCIL, from the coding sequence GTGACGAGGCTTGTTGATTTTTCTAAATTTACCTCAGTTAGGATAGGCGGCGTGCATGAAATTTTCGAGGTTGATAGTCTTGAAGATCTAAGCTCACCTCACTTTTTAGGCGCTGTGATGATAGGTGGGGGCAACAACCTTCTTATCTCGCCAAATCCCCCAAAAATGGCGATGCTTGGCAAGAGCTTTGACTATATAAATTTAGAAATTTGTGATGAGAAAATTTACCTTGAGATAGGTGCTGCGACAAAATCCGCTAAAATTTATAACTTCTGCAAACAAAATAACATCGCGAACCTTGAGTTTTTAAAAAATATCCCAGGCACACTTGGCGGACTTATCAAGATGAACGCTGGACTGCTTAAATTTAGCATAAGCGACAACCTCACACACGTGCGTCTGGCTCGTGGCTGGGTGCGCAAAGAGAAGATAAGCTTTAGCTACCGCCACAGCGGCATAGATGAGGCCATTTTGGGAGCTAAATTTAAGCTTTCTAGTGGCTTTGATGCAAGCATATCTGAAGCTATAAGCGCAAAAAGGGCAAATCAACCAAAAGGAGCTAGCTTTGGCAGCTGCTTTGTTAATCCTGAAGGCCACTTTGCAGGGGCAATGCTAGAGGCAGTTGGGCTAAAAGGATACGCTGTCGGTGGAGCGAAATTTAGCGAAGAGCACGCGAATTTCTTGATAAATTTTAACCACGCAAGCTTTGAAGACGCCACTAGCCTTATAAATTTGGCTAGAGCTAGAGTTTTAGAGAAATTTGGCGTAGAGCTTAAGACTGAAGTTTGCATTTTATAA
- a CDS encoding addiction module antitoxin has product MSEFLSEVFTLSLLFMAIGFYAIYRAKKAQSEHEKNVASYDKNLLNFAKILGVKDHINLVKFDEILAEALKEKLIFKFNKSTSQEEFLSFIKDENFKTKPQISQNSIDEAFLNLCASSLVEPFKLAILKNEDQIYGFLFEKEQLFALIDSAAPLGENIIICE; this is encoded by the coding sequence ATGAGTGAGTTTTTGAGCGAAGTTTTTACCCTTTCACTTTTGTTTATGGCTATCGGTTTTTACGCCATTTATAGGGCTAAAAAGGCACAAAGCGAGCATGAGAAAAATGTGGCTAGTTATGATAAAAACTTGCTAAATTTTGCCAAAATTTTAGGCGTAAAAGATCACATCAACCTAGTTAAATTTGATGAAATTTTGGCTGAAGCCTTAAAAGAAAAACTAATTTTTAAATTTAATAAATCTACCTCGCAAGAGGAATTTCTCTCTTTTATAAAAGATGAAAATTTCAAAACAAAACCCCAAATTTCGCAAAACAGTATCGATGAAGCTTTTTTAAACCTTTGCGCGAGCTCGCTTGTGGAGCCATTTAAGCTAGCGATACTAAAAAACGAAGATCAAATTTATGGATTTTTGTTTGAAAAAGAGCAGCTTTTTGCTCTTATTGATAGCGCTGCGCCGCTTGGCGAAAATATTATAATTTGCGAGTAA
- the fliQ gene encoding flagellar biosynthesis protein FliQ yields MMQSTLVSLGVETFKIALYISLPMLLSGLIAGLIISIFQATTQINETTLSFVPKILLVVVVIIFLMPWMISMMVEFTTRMLDFIPEFIQ; encoded by the coding sequence CTGATGCAAAGTACGCTTGTCTCACTTGGAGTTGAAACCTTTAAGATCGCCCTTTATATCAGCCTTCCGATGCTGCTAAGCGGACTAATAGCTGGTCTTATCATCTCCATCTTTCAAGCGACCACGCAGATAAACGAAACCACGCTAAGCTTCGTGCCAAAAATTTTGCTAGTCGTCGTTGTCATCATATTTTTGATGCCTTGGATGATCTCGATGATGGTTGAATTTACCACTCGCATGCTTGATTTTATACCGGAATTTATCCAGTGA
- a CDS encoding glycerate kinase yields the protein MRILVAIDSLKGSLSSLEAGLAVKEGLEEIGCEVVVKPIADGGEGSVEAMADALGAKFIDTIVKNPLGIEILARYALKDDLAILEMSSSSGLTLINPDERNPLKTSTFGFGQMIKDAIAKGARKFIIGIGGSATNDAGTGMLSALGFKFYDKDGALLEGKGENLAKICEFTDEDALKELKECEFLIACDVDNPLYGMNGAAHVYAPQKGANGRMVKELDDGLKHFATLVKEKTNSKFHTQKGAGAAGGLGFAFVAFLGAKLRPGIEIITQTIALEDEIKKADLVITGEGRMDFQSSMGKTPTGVAKLAKKYHKPVIAFAGSVQKCAKDCHKNGIDAYFCILNEPVSLEEAMRKDVAIRNLKMTAEQVIRLYMLNYKA from the coding sequence ATGAGAATTTTAGTTGCGATTGATTCGTTAAAAGGCTCGCTTAGCTCGCTTGAAGCGGGCCTTGCTGTAAAAGAAGGACTAGAAGAGATTGGCTGTGAGGTCGTTGTCAAACCTATAGCAGATGGTGGCGAAGGTAGTGTAGAGGCGATGGCTGATGCGCTTGGTGCGAAATTTATAGATACGATAGTAAAAAATCCACTTGGAATTGAAATTTTAGCTAGATATGCACTAAAAGATGACCTTGCAATACTTGAAATGTCAAGTTCTTCTGGCCTTACACTCATAAATCCAGATGAGAGAAATCCACTAAAAACTAGCACATTTGGTTTTGGTCAGATGATAAAAGATGCCATTGCTAAAGGTGCTAGAAAATTTATCATTGGCATCGGTGGAAGTGCGACAAATGACGCTGGTACAGGCATGCTTAGCGCACTTGGCTTTAAATTTTATGATAAAGATGGTGCTTTACTTGAAGGAAAAGGCGAGAATTTAGCCAAAATTTGTGAATTTACAGATGAAGATGCTTTAAAAGAGCTAAAGGAGTGCGAGTTTTTAATCGCCTGCGATGTAGATAATCCGCTTTATGGCATGAATGGAGCAGCCCATGTTTATGCCCCTCAAAAGGGTGCAAATGGCCGTATGGTAAAAGAGCTTGATGATGGGCTAAAACACTTTGCAACTCTTGTAAAGGAAAAGACTAATAGCAAATTTCACACACAAAAAGGTGCTGGTGCCGCTGGCGGACTTGGCTTTGCATTCGTGGCATTTTTAGGAGCGAAACTTCGCCCAGGTATTGAGATCATTACGCAGACTATTGCACTTGAAGATGAGATCAAAAAGGCTGATCTAGTCATCACTGGTGAAGGCCGTATGGACTTTCAAAGCTCAATGGGCAAGACACCAACTGGTGTTGCAAAACTAGCCAAAAAATATCATAAGCCAGTGATCGCATTTGCTGGAAGTGTGCAAAAATGTGCCAAAGATTGCCATAAAAATGGAATCGATGCCTATTTTTGTATATTAAATGAGCCAGTGAGTCTTGAAGAAGCGATGAGAAAAGATGTCGCAATTAGAAATTTAAAGATGACAGCGGAGCAAGTCATTCGCCTTTATATGCTAAACTACAAAGCATAA
- a CDS encoding molybdopterin-dependent oxidoreductase, with amino-acid sequence MQRREFLKRSAVLSTLTTSAMLADEDKDDYKPQSNSLEPEFSVKDGKISLNDGHSVIFSMCHGCTTKCGIRLHVDDKNDRVLRCSGNPYHPLSNVHWANFDTSINDALLATTLSGEDEKRATVCARGAILPEMIDSPARILTPLKRVGKRGEGKWKSISFEQLVEEVVEGGDLFGEGHVDGLRAIYSDELIDSENPEYGTKRNQFLSFYLYDGRSDIVDRFVKKSFGTVNHYSHGGICGGGFRVGGKIAHNAKGFAHTKPDYENSKFVIYWGTSPSNGGNPFQKQAKMLSYARGTRDDFSYAVVDPSVTNAVKYASSDKGRWIAIKPGTDSALAMAMIRWIIENEKYATNYLIQPNLDQAKLAGEIHWCNATHLVITEKDHKDYGKFALINNEWQVCSQDGKIQSYKVNEPAKLYYKGKILIDGKKVEVKSSMQLLKESAYKHSLEEYSKICGVSVEDIIWLCENFTKNGRQVSTNVHGGMMHTQAGMTTFAILCLNTLMGTYGYKGGNVNASAGTHEFLKGRYDLESFEGAYKPNGLNLSRSGKYYETSSEYKRKVAAGGSGYPSTQPWYPISMPLVNETLTSHKAGYPYKVKVFINYMTNVLYGQAGLERAVLDVLKDSKNLPLFVGIDAFMNETNAYADYIVPDGVNLENWALPNSLWGTIAKTSVVRYPAVSSKQAKDKNGGAIDVEAFYIAVAKRLGLKGFGKNAFKDKDGNFMDLDVKEQYYAAALANLAFDGEGVKDISDEDKKLSKISRVMTKLDPYLKDEEKPKVAHVLAKGGRYDSYESAYKGDKATIKVPAPTPASIYYEPLGGHRHSITGEFMPGVPSLMLPVASDGTPLEKFFPRSEWKYTVSSRKSNIQHFYTFVSPRLRAVHPKNFIRIAPDVASEQRIRSGDKVKVTTPYGAQVGEAFVTDGVASGVISIEHGFGHDEFGIRTHIVDGKPAFGIANLEKGVNHNKLGLLDPKRNGEFSLNDWLVGTCARQALPAKIRKIG; translated from the coding sequence ATGCAAAGAAGAGAATTTTTAAAAAGATCAGCCGTGCTCTCAACACTAACCACGAGTGCTATGCTGGCAGATGAAGATAAGGACGATTATAAACCGCAGTCAAACTCGCTAGAGCCTGAATTTAGCGTAAAAGATGGCAAAATTTCACTTAACGACGGACATAGTGTTATCTTTTCGATGTGTCATGGCTGTACGACGAAGTGTGGCATAAGGCTTCATGTGGATGACAAAAACGACCGAGTTTTAAGATGCAGCGGCAACCCATACCACCCACTTTCAAACGTACACTGGGCAAATTTTGACACATCGATAAATGACGCACTTCTTGCCACAACACTAAGTGGCGAAGACGAAAAGCGAGCCACAGTTTGCGCTAGAGGAGCGATATTGCCTGAGATGATAGACTCGCCTGCAAGGATATTAACTCCGCTAAAAAGAGTTGGTAAAAGGGGTGAGGGAAAGTGGAAGAGCATAAGCTTTGAGCAGCTAGTAGAAGAGGTAGTGGAGGGCGGAGATCTCTTTGGTGAGGGGCATGTTGATGGGCTAAGAGCGATATATAGCGACGAGCTAATCGATAGCGAAAATCCAGAGTACGGTACCAAACGCAATCAATTTTTAAGTTTTTATCTATATGACGGGCGCTCTGACATCGTTGATCGCTTTGTCAAAAAGTCATTTGGCACTGTAAATCACTACTCGCACGGCGGAATTTGTGGTGGTGGCTTTAGGGTCGGCGGCAAGATCGCGCACAACGCAAAGGGCTTTGCACATACAAAACCAGACTATGAAAACTCTAAATTTGTTATCTACTGGGGCACTTCGCCCTCAAATGGTGGCAACCCTTTCCAAAAACAGGCAAAAATGCTCTCTTATGCAAGAGGCACTAGAGATGACTTTAGCTACGCAGTGGTCGACCCAAGCGTTACAAACGCTGTAAAATACGCCTCTTCAGATAAAGGCCGCTGGATAGCGATAAAGCCAGGCACCGACTCAGCTCTAGCTATGGCGATGATACGCTGGATCATAGAAAATGAAAAATACGCTACAAACTACCTTATCCAGCCAAATTTAGACCAGGCAAAGCTAGCAGGCGAGATACACTGGTGTAATGCCACGCATCTAGTCATTACCGAAAAAGACCACAAAGACTATGGCAAATTTGCACTTATCAACAATGAATGGCAGGTCTGCTCGCAAGATGGCAAGATACAAAGCTACAAGGTAAATGAGCCAGCCAAGCTCTACTACAAAGGTAAAATTTTAATAGACGGCAAAAAGGTCGAGGTAAAAAGCTCAATGCAGCTTTTAAAAGAGTCAGCTTACAAGCATAGTCTTGAGGAGTACTCAAAAATTTGCGGTGTGAGTGTTGAAGATATCATCTGGCTTTGTGAAAATTTCACTAAAAACGGTAGACAGGTGAGCACAAACGTACATGGCGGTATGATGCATACACAAGCTGGTATGACTACTTTTGCGATCCTTTGTCTAAACACACTCATGGGCACTTATGGCTATAAAGGCGGCAATGTTAATGCAAGTGCTGGTACACACGAGTTTTTAAAAGGCAGATATGACCTTGAGAGCTTTGAGGGCGCTTATAAGCCAAATGGTCTAAATTTATCAAGATCAGGCAAATACTACGAAACAAGCTCTGAGTATAAGCGCAAAGTAGCAGCTGGCGGCAGCGGCTATCCATCAACTCAGCCATGGTATCCTATCTCTATGCCACTTGTAAACGAAACGCTTACAAGCCACAAGGCTGGCTATCCATACAAAGTAAAAGTTTTCATAAACTACATGACAAACGTACTTTACGGCCAAGCAGGACTTGAAAGAGCGGTTTTAGACGTACTAAAAGATAGTAAAAATTTACCACTTTTTGTGGGCATAGACGCCTTTATGAATGAAACAAACGCCTATGCTGACTACATCGTACCAGACGGAGTAAATTTAGAAAACTGGGCACTTCCAAACTCTCTTTGGGGAACGATCGCTAAAACTTCAGTAGTGCGCTATCCAGCCGTTAGCTCAAAGCAGGCAAAGGATAAAAACGGCGGTGCGATTGATGTTGAGGCATTTTATATAGCCGTGGCAAAGAGGCTTGGACTAAAAGGCTTTGGCAAAAATGCCTTTAAAGACAAAGACGGAAATTTCATGGACCTTGACGTAAAAGAGCAGTATTACGCGGCTGCACTAGCAAATTTAGCCTTTGATGGCGAGGGTGTGAAAGATATAAGCGACGAGGACAAAAAGCTTAGTAAGATATCAAGAGTGATGACAAAACTTGATCCTTATCTAAAAGACGAAGAGAAGCCAAAAGTGGCGCACGTGCTAGCAAAAGGCGGCAGATATGACAGCTACGAGAGTGCTTACAAGGGTGATAAAGCAACCATAAAAGTACCAGCGCCTACACCAGCTTCGATCTACTATGAGCCACTTGGCGGACACAGACACTCAATAACAGGCGAATTTATGCCAGGAGTGCCAAGTCTAATGCTGCCAGTAGCAAGTGACGGCACGCCGCTTGAGAAATTTTTCCCACGCTCTGAGTGGAAATACACAGTGAGCTCAAGAAAGTCAAATATCCAACATTTCTACACCTTTGTTAGCCCAAGGCTAAGAGCTGTTCATCCTAAGAATTTCATAAGGATAGCGCCAGATGTAGCTAGCGAGCAGCGCATTCGCTCAGGCGATAAGGTCAAAGTGACTACTCCTTATGGTGCGCAAGTTGGCGAGGCGTTTGTTACTGACGGCGTTGCTAGCGGAGTTATTAGTATCGAGCATGGATTTGGACATGATGAGTTTGGTATAAGAACGCACATCGTCGATGGAAAGCCAGCTTTTGGGATAGCAAATTTAGAAAAAGGGGTCAATCACAACAAGCTCGGACTTCTTGATCCAAAAAGAAATGGCGAATTTAGCCTAAATGACTGGCTGGTTGGTACTTGCGCTAGACAAGCACTTCCTGCAAAGATAAGAAAGATCGGCTAG
- the recA gene encoding recombinase RecA yields the protein MAKEKDSDKKIAIPESEADKKKALELALKQIDKAFGKGTLLRLGDKEVEAIESIPTGSLGLDLALGIGGVPKGRIIEIYGPESSGKTTLTLHIIAEAQKAGGICAFVDAEHALDVKYASNLGVNTDNLYVSQPDFGEQALEIVETLARSGAIDLIVVDSVAALTPKSEIDGDMGDQHVGLQARLMSQALRKLTGILSKMKTTVIFINQIRMKIGMMGYGTPETTTGGNALKFYSSVRIDVRKIATLKQNDEPIGNRTKAKVVKNKVAPPFKVAEFDIMFGEGVSKEGEIIDYGVKLDIIDKSGAWFSYKAEKLGQGRENAKAYLKEHPEISDEIVAAIKGSMGIDHLISSGAKDEDDDTNEAGDE from the coding sequence ATGGCAAAAGAAAAAGATAGTGACAAAAAGATAGCTATCCCAGAGAGCGAAGCGGACAAGAAAAAGGCACTTGAGCTTGCGCTAAAGCAGATCGATAAAGCTTTTGGCAAAGGCACGCTTTTAAGACTTGGCGACAAAGAGGTTGAGGCTATCGAGTCGATACCGACTGGCTCGCTAGGACTTGATCTGGCTCTTGGCATAGGCGGCGTTCCAAAAGGTAGGATCATCGAGATCTACGGACCAGAGAGCTCTGGTAAGACCACGCTCACACTTCACATCATCGCTGAAGCGCAAAAAGCTGGTGGAATTTGTGCATTTGTCGATGCAGAGCACGCACTAGATGTAAAATACGCTTCAAATTTAGGCGTAAATACCGACAACCTTTATGTCTCTCAACCAGACTTTGGCGAGCAGGCACTTGAGATCGTTGAGACGCTTGCAAGAAGCGGTGCGATCGATCTTATCGTGGTTGATAGTGTAGCCGCTCTTACTCCAAAGAGCGAGATAGACGGCGATATGGGCGATCAGCATGTTGGTCTGCAAGCTAGGCTTATGAGCCAGGCGCTTAGAAAGCTAACTGGAATTTTAAGCAAGATGAAGACAACTGTCATCTTCATCAACCAAATTCGTATGAAGATCGGTATGATGGGATATGGCACGCCAGAGACCACAACTGGTGGTAATGCGCTTAAATTTTACTCATCTGTAAGGATCGATGTAAGAAAGATAGCCACACTTAAACAAAACGACGAGCCTATCGGCAACCGCACAAAAGCAAAAGTGGTTAAAAATAAGGTTGCCCCTCCATTTAAAGTGGCTGAATTTGACATTATGTTTGGCGAGGGTGTGAGCAAAGAGGGCGAGATCATCGACTATGGCGTAAAGCTCGACATCATCGACAAATCAGGCGCGTGGTTTAGCTACAAGGCCGAAAAACTGGGTCAAGGTAGAGAAAACGCCAAAGCCTACCTAAAAGAGCATCCAGAAATTTCTGACGAAATAGTAGCGGCGATAAAAGGCTCAATGGGCATAGACCATCTAATAAGCAGTGGCGCAAAAGACGAAGACGACGATACAAACGAAGCAGGAGATGAATAA
- the eno gene encoding phosphopyruvate hydratase: MVFIEDVEAHEVLDSRGNPTVRATVRLSDGTEASAIVPSGASTGKREALELRDKDERYAGKGVLKAVSNVNEKIAEAIIGLDAYNQKAVDAEMLELDGTHNYSNLGANAVLGVSMAVARAAAKSLNIPLYRYLGGANASILPVPMFNIINGGAHANNSVDFQEFMIMPFGFSTFSEALRAATEIYHKLKSILNAAGHSTAVGDEGGFAPNLKDNEEPLKLISQAVKEAGYELGSQIKLALDVASSELYKDGKYELEGKKFSSDELISYYEKLCEKYPIFSIEDGLSEDDWSGWAELTKRLGNKVQLVGDDLFVTNEKILREGIEKKIANAILIKPNQIGSVTQTMQTVRLAQRNGYRCIMSHRSGESEDAFIADFAVALNTGEIKTGATSRSERNAKYNRLLEIELEAGEFLGDNI, encoded by the coding sequence ATGGTATTTATTGAAGATGTAGAAGCTCACGAGGTTTTAGACAGCAGAGGCAACCCAACAGTTCGTGCGACAGTTAGACTAAGCGACGGAACCGAGGCAAGCGCGATCGTACCAAGCGGCGCAAGCACAGGCAAGCGTGAGGCGCTCGAGCTTCGTGACAAAGACGAGAGATATGCTGGCAAAGGCGTTTTAAAGGCTGTTTCAAACGTAAATGAAAAGATCGCTGAGGCGATAATCGGCCTTGATGCTTACAACCAAAAAGCAGTCGATGCAGAGATGCTTGAGCTTGATGGTACTCACAACTACTCAAATTTAGGCGCAAACGCAGTCCTTGGCGTATCTATGGCGGTAGCTCGCGCAGCTGCAAAGAGCCTAAATATCCCACTCTACCGCTATCTTGGCGGTGCAAACGCCAGCATCTTGCCAGTGCCGATGTTTAACATCATAAATGGCGGCGCGCACGCAAACAACAGCGTTGATTTTCAAGAATTTATGATCATGCCATTTGGCTTTAGCACATTTAGCGAGGCACTAAGAGCTGCAACTGAAATTTATCACAAGCTAAAATCTATCCTAAACGCAGCTGGACACAGCACGGCTGTCGGCGACGAGGGCGGTTTTGCTCCAAATTTAAAAGACAATGAAGAGCCACTAAAGCTCATCTCACAAGCTGTAAAAGAGGCTGGATATGAGCTAGGCAGCCAAATAAAACTTGCCCTTGACGTCGCTTCAAGCGAGCTTTATAAAGACGGCAAATACGAGCTTGAGGGCAAGAAATTTAGCAGCGACGAGCTCATTAGCTACTACGAAAAACTTTGTGAAAAATACCCTATATTCTCTATCGAAGATGGCCTTAGCGAGGACGACTGGAGTGGCTGGGCTGAGCTTACAAAAAGGCTTGGAAACAAAGTTCAGCTAGTAGGTGACGATCTTTTTGTCACAAATGAGAAAATTTTACGCGAAGGCATCGAGAAAAAGATCGCAAATGCAATCTTAATCAAGCCAAATCAAATAGGCTCAGTCACACAAACTATGCAAACTGTCCGCCTTGCTCAAAGAAACGGATATCGCTGCATAATGAGCCATAGAAGCGGCGAGAGCGAAGATGCGTTCATCGCTGACTTTGCAGTCGCACTAAACACTGGCGAGATAAAGACAGGTGCCACTTCAAGAAGCGAGCGTAATGCAAAATACAACCGCTTGCTTGAGATCGAACTTGAGGCTGGAGAGTTTTTGGGGGATAATATTTGA